Proteins found in one Clostridium butyricum genomic segment:
- a CDS encoding right-handed parallel beta-helix repeat-containing protein, translating to MRKKSKVKNISEKVMVATLTSSIIMTPGFVANAETYDTSTISNSINEISKETEAVSILDSKGWLESASIEWKGISGATGYDVYYKKSDQSDLEYKQIDSDLIREYSSYYRADVLGLTSGNYTIKIVPIIDKNEYDLGKAITKSIKVKENVREGFAFSSESSMGTSSGGYDDDGAVAKNAQILYVTADNINTVNADVITNNKGAKTTCTGLTDILAKRQKGYDKTPLIIRMIGQINSSDINGLNSNGYLELKGCYNITFEGVGEDATAYKWGFLIRDAHNVELRNIGIMLFPDDAISLDTGNENIWVHNNDIFYGTAGSDKDQAKGDGSCDVKGKSTYVTVSYNHFYDSGKCSLCGMKDSENFYVTYHHNWFDHSDSRHPRIRVGSVHVYNNYFDGNSKYGVGVTKGSSAFIENNYFRNCKYPMLISEQGTDVANGNTGTFSNEDGGMIKAYNNKVEGASSLIYANDDKTQFDAYLASSRDEKVPETYKSVQGNNIYNNFDTSSAMYDYSVDANEDVENVVTSYAGRVDGGDFIWKFTDADDTDSSMNNELMDKIKNYKSDLVSVGGKSIVSSSKIMSTESVEEIASDSEDIDKSNIKENEEISTTTESEKGILSEEATNLENNESETSETIENKSESEVETVESAKSKDSAIGNLEATGINTNLADKDDDEFTDAVYVSSNGSSNNDGSYNNPLDLISALDKVKNSEASVILLESGTYKFDSQITISNNGSKDAYNVLKGCKDAKVVFDFSNEEYNSKDTSKNARGIQLNGNYWYVGNITIKGAADNGMMLSGSHNIIERCIFDGNRDTGLQISRKSSSVTDYKDWPSYNSVINCTSKNNCDPATYENADGFAAKLTCGDGNIFDGCISYNNSDDGWDLFAKTETGSIGVITIRNCIAIRNGKTEDGTTNSNCDGNGFKLGGSGVPTPHVVTNCLAIENLHHGFTDNNNPAALEVTNCTAFDNNKGGKKNNFSLYRCKDAVVTNCISYTTNSKTSDKLVNLSGNHIIYTNSDKWYKVTETQAIDTGSSASRGEVIFSGTSASDFVNAKVPSVGTDFDELWRNDDGTINTNGVALISSSSQYNTFSNDGGSIGARFFSGNEVSEINVNLK from the coding sequence ATGAGAAAAAAAAGTAAGGTAAAAAATATTTCAGAAAAAGTAATGGTTGCTACATTAACATCATCAATTATTATGACACCAGGGTTTGTGGCTAATGCAGAAACATATGATACAAGTACTATATCCAACAGCATAAATGAAATTAGCAAGGAGACAGAAGCTGTATCCATATTGGACAGTAAAGGATGGCTTGAATCTGCAAGTATTGAATGGAAAGGTATTTCTGGTGCAACAGGATATGATGTTTATTATAAAAAATCAGATCAATCAGATTTAGAATATAAGCAGATTGACAGTGATTTGATAAGAGAGTACTCTTCATATTATAGAGCAGATGTATTAGGTCTTACATCAGGCAATTACACCATAAAAATAGTTCCAATTATAGATAAAAATGAATATGATTTAGGAAAAGCAATAACTAAATCTATTAAAGTAAAAGAAAATGTAAGAGAGGGATTTGCTTTTTCTTCAGAATCATCAATGGGGACAAGTTCCGGGGGATATGATGATGATGGTGCAGTAGCAAAAAATGCACAAATATTATATGTAACAGCAGATAATATAAATACAGTAAACGCTGATGTAATAACCAATAATAAGGGAGCTAAAACTACATGTACAGGTCTTACTGATATCTTGGCTAAACGTCAAAAGGGTTATGATAAAACGCCACTAATTATTCGTATGATAGGTCAAATCAATTCATCTGATATTAATGGACTTAATAGCAATGGATATTTAGAATTAAAGGGATGTTATAATATAACATTTGAGGGTGTAGGTGAAGATGCCACAGCTTACAAATGGGGATTCCTAATAAGAGATGCTCATAATGTTGAACTTAGAAATATTGGAATAATGCTATTTCCAGACGATGCAATTTCATTAGATACAGGAAATGAAAATATATGGGTGCATAATAATGACATTTTCTATGGTACAGCAGGAAGTGATAAGGATCAGGCAAAAGGAGATGGTTCTTGTGATGTAAAGGGTAAATCAACATATGTTACAGTTTCATATAACCATTTTTATGATTCTGGTAAATGTTCACTTTGTGGAATGAAAGATTCAGAAAATTTTTATGTGACATATCATCATAACTGGTTTGATCATTCAGATTCAAGACATCCTCGTATTAGAGTTGGTTCTGTTCACGTGTACAACAACTATTTTGATGGAAATTCAAAATATGGTGTTGGTGTTACTAAAGGAAGTTCAGCATTTATTGAAAATAATTACTTTAGAAATTGTAAATACCCAATGTTGATATCAGAACAAGGAACTGATGTTGCAAATGGAAATACAGGAACATTTTCAAATGAAGATGGGGGAATGATTAAAGCTTATAATAATAAAGTAGAAGGGGCTTCAAGTTTAATTTATGCAAATGATGATAAAACACAATTTGATGCATATTTAGCTTCATCAAGAGATGAGAAGGTACCAGAAACTTATAAGAGTGTGCAGGGTAATAACATTTATAATAATTTTGATACAAGTTCAGCAATGTATGATTATTCAGTAGATGCAAATGAAGATGTTGAAAATGTTGTTACTTCTTATGCTGGAAGAGTAGATGGCGGAGACTTTATTTGGAAATTTACAGATGCAGATGATACTGACTCATCAATGAATAATGAATTAATGGATAAGATTAAAAATTATAAATCAGATTTAGTCTCTGTTGGAGGAAAGTCAATTGTATCATCATCTAAAATAATGAGCACAGAATCAGTAGAAGAAATAGCATCTGATAGTGAAGATATAGATAAGAGCAATATTAAAGAAAATGAAGAGATATCAACAACTACAGAAAGTGAAAAAGGAATCCTATCAGAAGAAGCTACAAATTTAGAAAATAATGAATCAGAAACAAGTGAGACTATAGAAAATAAAAGTGAATCAGAAGTAGAAACTGTGGAATCAGCTAAGTCCAAAGATTCAGCTATAGGAAATTTAGAAGCTACAGGTATAAATACTAATTTAGCAGATAAAGATGATGATGAATTTACAGATGCGGTGTATGTATCATCAAATGGATCTTCTAATAATGATGGAAGTTATAATAATCCTCTAGATTTAATCAGTGCATTAGATAAAGTGAAAAATTCAGAAGCATCTGTAATATTACTTGAATCAGGAACTTATAAATTTGATTCTCAAATTACTATATCAAACAATGGAAGCAAAGATGCTTATAATGTTTTAAAGGGTTGTAAGGATGCAAAGGTAGTATTTGATTTTTCAAATGAAGAATATAATTCGAAGGATACATCAAAGAATGCTAGAGGTATCCAATTAAATGGAAACTACTGGTATGTAGGCAATATAACTATAAAAGGAGCAGCTGATAATGGTATGATGTTATCAGGAAGTCATAATATTATAGAAAGATGTATATTTGATGGAAATAGAGATACTGGTTTGCAGATAAGCAGAAAAAGTTCATCAGTTACAGATTATAAAGATTGGCCAAGTTATAATTCTGTAATAAATTGTACTTCAAAAAATAACTGTGATCCTGCAACTTATGAAAATGCAGATGGATTTGCAGCAAAATTGACTTGTGGTGATGGAAATATATTTGATGGATGTATTTCATATAACAATAGTGATGATGGTTGGGATTTATTCGCTAAAACAGAAACAGGCTCAATAGGAGTTATTACAATACGTAATTGTATTGCAATAAGAAATGGAAAGACAGAAGATGGAACTACTAATTCAAATTGTGATGGCAATGGATTTAAACTGGGAGGATCAGGAGTTCCAACGCCTCATGTTGTTACCAATTGTTTAGCAATAGAAAATTTACATCATGGATTTACTGACAATAATAATCCAGCAGCACTTGAAGTAACAAATTGTACAGCTTTTGATAATAATAAAGGAGGAAAGAAAAATAATTTTAGTCTTTATCGCTGTAAAGATGCAGTAGTAACTAACTGTATTTCATACACAACAAATAGTAAGACATCTGATAAACTTGTGAATTTAAGTGGAAATCATATCATTTACACAAACAGTGACAAATGGTATAAGGTTACAGAAACACAAGCTATAGATACTGGATCATCAGCTTCAAGGGGAGAAGTTATATTTTCAGGAACATCAGCTTCTGATTTTGTAAATGCAAAAGTACCATCAGTAGGAACTGATTTTGATGAATTATGGAGGAATGATGATGGAACAATAAATACAAATGGTGTTGCATTAATTTCATCATCAAGCCAATACAATACTTTTTCTAATGATGGAGGCTCAATTGGAGCAAGATTTTTTTCAGGGAACGAAGTTAGTGAAATTAATGTGAATTTAAAATAA